In the genome of Rhopalosiphum padi isolate XX-2018 chromosome 1, ASM2088224v1, whole genome shotgun sequence, the window tacaaaaattttaaatcacattgagaagaactttacctgtgttgtagcgttttaatttttttgatagtggtaaccaataatttttaataattaaatgaaaaaaacctaAAGTTCTCAAACCGATAACTTTAATTGCATTcgtgttatcaaaaaaattaaaatactacagTCCTTCtcaatgcgatttaaaattttggtaattttgatataaatatcgagGGAGTACAATTGTCCTGCGCcaaacagtttttaactatgttacgagtgtataagacagagacaacacatgcgggtatagtgTCCTCttaagttaaaaacataaaatgggTTTTGCTGAATGCTAATTTACTATGATATATGTTAGTAAGACGGAAACAACACATGCGAGTatgacatcctcttaataaaatgtcaatactaattttattgtattttgttgttatttattgtacacAAAGTAAAGTAAAACTATACATTTCTTATTTCAAAAAATCTAaactttaagaaaataaaacagttataggtatacaatatacacattacTGAGAAACAATGGGCtttgaaaaaagaaaactaaataaaaacttatttacctTGAACAGTTTAAATCTTAAGAATTCAATACATCACTTACTTGATCAATAAATTGAGTTGGTGCATTTTTTGCAGccatattataaaatggatttgatgtaaaattagaatttgttgATGACTGATGATTGTTAAAGTCAATAGAGCTATTAGATAGCGAATTGATAGAATTTCCCtagattaataaacaaaaagtttgatttttagccataattaaaatacagtaaattatttatatttaatcgtaCAAGATTATTGATGGATTGCATTTGTTGCATAGTTTGGAATCCATTATTATTGAAAGCGTTGAAAAATGGCTGTTGCGGTTGAGGAGGAACAAAACCGTTATTTTGAcctaatacacaaataaaaatatttcttatatcaatataatattatatttaaaatatatatacttgtatactgGCTTGTGGCCATGTTATTTGGGGATGATGTTTTTCCATATAATGCCAAAATAGAATCGGtagtaagtttattttttgtagcTGTCGTTGGTTGATTGAAAAAGTTTTCCTCTTCAGTGGAACGGCCTAACATTGGGTCAATAGTTTGTTGAATTTGGGGAGAAGAAGTAGTAGTAGAAGAAATAGATGCACTTAAAAAACTACTGAATGGATCTGTTGAATCTGAGCTGGAAGATGTGAAGGACGTATCTATCAATGTAGGGTTTGAATCTTTTGTAGGAGTAtctgtatagtaatattaataatttatttatttaaacagttttgaataattttagattaaatttaattatttacccaAACCAAGAAGATCAGTGGAATGATTTGAATCAGTTGAAATAGGTTTCTTGTTTGATGATAACTTTGGACTTAAAGAAATAGGTTTAGGTAATGGATTTGGCACAATTGAAGGCACACTTCGCATAATTGATCCAGGTTTTGGCTCTCGCTTTTTCTTCTTCTGTTTTTCAGCTTCTTCTTCTAAATCTTTATCCCAATtgacctaaaaaataatataatgattaaagccaaaaaataaattttaattctattaaataattattgctaaGATAAAGGtatttacagaatatttttgtttgtataagatcgtattttttttatgatttacataCTAATTGGAAATAACTATGATTTATGATTGTAAATACACAGGTATTCAATGGTATTATAATCATTAGATGATAACAATTTCTtgaacaataatcataattattaagaacATTGTGTTGAATATCaatgaatttgtttaaaatactatGTATCAGTcacaaatgtaatatataaaaataataataataattattgaaacaattataaatgtgtataaattaaatttaaaaaagtaaatatgtataattatatcttatcCCAATgtgtatatgttaaatttgttcCTTAAATATTTCCATGAAATTTTTAACTactgtacaatattaattaattaagtcgTATCTTTAATTGTATAAGTATCCTATTTAATAATCTTactattataagaattataatctataaaaactCCGTATACCAGATACGAGCTTAGCTCAGTTGGTATACGTATCagctattattaatgtattcttaatgtaataatttacttattgttaatatataaatgtatttaatttttggctgaaataaataactaaattcttagtttttgttgattttatttgaataagtaCCTCCaaccttattatttaaaaataattaatattttaatattaaatgtaagtgGAAAATTATTACACggtcaaatataaaattgttctgATAAGCATATTCTGGATTAATCgaattataaagatataaaattaaatgattttaatgggGAACtactgattaaatatatttcaatagttaaatgtagctaaaaaataataatattaatgaaattattgacatttttacttTAGGTAATGGTGGTTGCACCCATTCTTTGGCAATGTACTTTTTATGTTCATACTTTGAACGAATGAATGCCTCTAATGCAGAATCAGTTTGTGGGCGTCTAAAATTATCTGGTAGGTTTGCTTCGTACACAGCTCTAGCTCGACTATTTCCCATTTGCTGCAAATTCTGTAATCATAGAATTTACTgtttgtaaaaacaatataattgattcacttaaaataaataacatgtacATACCACCACTTGTTCAGGAGTCCAAGAATCCAAATTCACAGACTTTACTTTGCTGATGTGTACCCCAAGATTTCGATGAATACCTGCACATCTTATACACAGGAATATTCCTAAATTCCAAGAAGCCCATCTAGGTcctaaattagtaattattttgtaaacagtaatattaatttatttattttattttgtgtatatttatggGCAagtcttttttataaaatataaaatatacataaattacagAACATTTAGTAATGGATGTAACATTTTATGCCTATTTACCTTTGGAATCGCAATCTACACAGTACTTGTTATCGTCATCTTTTAACATTTGGTTCAGCAACGATAGACATCTATCTTGTATTTGTTTCTGTTTATCTTTTTCAGCTTTTGAAGACATTTTTACACTACGCGATTACACAAAAGTTTTTAACtagaaaaatgtatcaatttaaaataaatagatattaacgTGTGTAATTAATTTGGCAGTTTTTGacttcattagtcattactttaATTGCCAAATACTCGGCAAATAgttggcatattattattattttttttaccactaACCAGTCGGCAGTCGACAAACTCAACGAAGCaagttttttacaattttatcatgTTAAATAGTACCTTCTTCACCCGTCAGCCATCACCATGCCATTGAACTATACAGTGTGGCCAGCATAATACACCAAAATCATTTTACAGTCTTTGTTCTGTTCTTGTCACTGTTTGAATGCTATCTCTGTGTTTTACTGTtatcaaaaacttaaatttgttttcaaaatgtcCTTACCGAGGTCTCTGTAACgggtaaatagtaaatacatttataaatttaggtaGGTGACaagtagttattaataaattaatatatttataatttatagtttttaatttttattattaatatttattacttattaaattacaatacaattatttattattacagttgattatttgtataatacataatttttacttaaatacttattaaagaaTAACATTTATGAAATGTACATTTCCAATGTAAGCTTAGAAAATgcatacttgtatttttttttaattttaatttaatgtagtataatatttatttaatctagtTATCTATTTTAATTCTATTTGCTCATAATTTCAATCAAACATGGGTACTTGTCTATTGTTTCTATTATTtggtatgtattttttaaattttgcattCACCCAAGATCCTTCTGGTTACATAGCCTACTGCCCATGCATGGGTCGTTTTGGAAACCAAGCCGACCACTTCCTGGGTGCCATTGGTTTTGCTAAAGCTTTAAATCGCACACTCTTATTACCTCATTGGATTGAATACCGGTACGGCCAGCAGAAGTCTGTACAAATTTCATTTGATACATACTTCAAAATAGATCCACTTTTAGAATATCATAGAGTTCAATTAATGAATGACTTTATGACCAAATATTCAAATGATACGTGGCCACCAGCAAGTCGAACATCATTTTGTTATATGCAAAGAGGTGAATTAGAAGGATGTAATGCCAAATCAGGGAACCCTTTTGAATCATTTTGGGATACTTATGGTATTGATTTTTCATCTTCTGAATTTTATGCCCCTTTAAACTATGATGTATACCATCATGATATGATATCTAAATGGCACGAGAAGTATCCATCATCTGAATGGCCAGTATTGGCATTTGTTGGTGCTCCGGCAAGTTTTCCAatacaaaaagaaaatgtaGAGATTCATAAGTACTTAAAATGGAATGATGGAATTGATAACTTGGTAaactcatttataaataatagaatcaAACCTGGAAAATTTATTGGTATTCATTTGCGCAATGGTATTGATTGGGTCAGGGCTTGTGAACATATCTCTAAGAACTCTTTATTGTTCTCAGCTCCACAATGTTTAGGCTATAGAAATGAATATGGAAAAGCTACAGAAGAATTATGTTATCCAACATTTGAAACAGTCGTGAAACAACTGAAAAGACTTATTCGTAAATATGACAAAGACATAAGTACAGTTTTTGTAGCCTCTGATAATAATCATCTAATCCCTGAACTATCACATGCATTATCAAGTTTTAATTTGAAGACTGTAAAATACGATAAAGATAATCCACATGTAGATCTTGCAATACTAGGCAAGGCAGATTATTTTATTGGCAATTGTATATCTTCATTCAGTGCTTTTGTTAAACGAGAAAGAGATTCAAATGGTCTACCTAGTGAATTTTGGGCATTTCctgtttatcaaaaaaataatcataaggatGAATTGTAAGTATAAAgggtttatttacaaaatattttgagattttattacattcttaagatatatattatattttttgtgtgtACTTTTAGTATCTTAATATTGTATTctgatattttgtatttgatgacatatgaaataataaaatattttattgcttacactatttaaatagttaaaatctaGAATAATGCTTACTGCTATAAAAtctgaaatgtttaaaattcataacttggtttttgttataacttacaGGTTAGATATTAGTTATACCAGTCATAagctaatttaatatactattctctgaatacaattttttatgctTACTcatatttttcttgtttatagaatttataaataacttataataatattaatattatatatatattttattaattactattttgcATAAATGtatccataaaaattaattaaattatttttttttctaatatattttttttgaatgtaatttatgtgtatatattttttgaactcttattaaatatttttgtactgtatacctattacctttttttttattacttttgctTACCTACTCACTCTCACTAcaattaaagatatatattagacagatattatagatatattttattgcactACCTATaacataactttatttttttatattgtaagtcTTATTTACATAAACAGGAGCAGAATGATTCAAAAAGTCtgaattaaatttcatttaaaacacctttaaatttctatgttaatataaatcaatatgttCTTCCATCCCACAGTAAGTGATGTGCCTTGATCATTAGGccttagttatattatatttatgagaaaatattcaaatatattaagttttatcatttaatggtctttaattttgcattaatagaatattatacactcgtgtgttgtctctgtcttgcTAGTTACTAACACATACCATATCGAAATATAAATTCAGCAGTTCCAATTTTGTGtgttaaacttatatattagaGTTAAATAACCTActatcaaacttaaagatatGAACATTATCTTTGTTCCCTTGTTGGTTTTTTACAGtacttatttcaatttttgagtGAGTATGACTATCAGTatgtaaactattaatattcaaaaatgttgataaatcatttaaaaattaaaacaccatAAAAAATtgacgagagaacacagataatgtttttactttttagtttgaTAATAGATCATTTGATTCTAAAATTAAAGCTTAATGCACAAAATTGGAACtacttaaagtatatttttgtatggtatgcattagtaagacagagacaatacATGCTGATATGACGTTCTCTTTAAATAAAacgcaattttattattaaaaatttgtatttgttcaatttattgatataaaatgtgtatacttatctaataagttaatattgccccaaatatttgttataatttaatacaatatctatagtctataccaaACACAAAAagataattaagaaatatataaaattatttatagaaattaaaaattaattaattaaaatgcatctgcatattaacatattaaatattttatacttaaccttaaaaattattttatatattatcttttatttatattgtaacacAGCCATgtgctgtatttaaatttaaaaaatgtaaaaaaatgtcatcCCTAGTTCAGTCttacattataattgttttgataaaatttaaatcttaatgtattaatacagCAAATcaacatgaatttttaagttttctcATCAATGTGGACGTATTATGCTTAATTCGCCCCGTAATGGAGTGTAGTCACTTTTTTGGTGTTGAATTTGATgctgcaatttttattttttctcgctTAAGAAATTCTTTTGCCAATTTGTCTGTTGATCTAGTATCAAGAGCTTTAAGAATTgttgaatctaaaataataataataaataatattttatttagcaaaTAATTCAAGTTtacacttataattataaatattcaagatAAATGTTTGCAACTCCCCTTTAAGCATAGAGATTATTTTTTGGGGGGGAAGGAGGATATATAAGGTTGAGTTCAAAACATTATGAAtagtaagataaaataaaaaataattataatattagtaaatcttttagataatttaaacaaagaatataataataattttcatttataatttttaacgttGTTATAACAAATCAATATTCGAGAAATCTagtgtttaaataaaca includes:
- the LOC132918291 gene encoding stromal membrane-associated protein 1, whose amino-acid sequence is MSSKAEKDKQKQIQDRCLSLLNQMLKDDDNKYCVDCDSKGPRWASWNLGIFLCIRCAGIHRNLGVHISKVKSVNLDSWTPEQVVNLQQMGNSRARAVYEANLPDNFRRPQTDSALEAFIRSKYEHKKYIAKEWVQPPLPKVNWDKDLEEEAEKQKKKKREPKPGSIMRSVPSIVPNPLPKPISLSPKLSSNKKPISTDSNHSTDLLGLDTPTKDSNPTLIDTSFTSSSSDSTDPFSSFLSASISSTTTSSPQIQQTIDPMLGRSTEEENFFNQPTTATKNKLTTDSILALYGKTSSPNNMATSQYTSQNNGFVPPQPQQPFFNAFNNNGFQTMQQMQSINNLGNSINSLSNSSIDFNNHQSSTNSNFTSNPFYNMAAKNAPTQFIDQENPVVKNNQFSVFDSSNDVVHLPQQMTMLSLGHAKTAPSTVNGFTDLSNGFTDLSNGFTDLTKPSQTGQTLSPNLWQ
- the LOC132918292 gene encoding GDP-fucose protein O-fucosyltransferase 1, which gives rise to MGTCLLFLLFGMYFLNFAFTQDPSGYIAYCPCMGRFGNQADHFLGAIGFAKALNRTLLLPHWIEYRYGQQKSVQISFDTYFKIDPLLEYHRVQLMNDFMTKYSNDTWPPASRTSFCYMQRGELEGCNAKSGNPFESFWDTYGIDFSSSEFYAPLNYDVYHHDMISKWHEKYPSSEWPVLAFVGAPASFPIQKENVEIHKYLKWNDGIDNLVNSFINNRIKPGKFIGIHLRNGIDWVRACEHISKNSLLFSAPQCLGYRNEYGKATEELCYPTFETVVKQLKRLIRKYDKDISTVFVASDNNHLIPELSHALSSFNLKTVKYDKDNPHVDLAILGKADYFIGNCISSFSAFVKRERDSNGLPSEFWAFPVYQKNNHKDEL